CACCGGATCTCTCGTTGAGACAGCGCCCAAGTCGTTACGCCATTCGTGCGGGTCAGAATTTACCTGACAAGGAATTTCGCTACCTTAGGACCGTTATAGTTACGGCCGCCGTTTACTGGGGCTTCGGTTCATAGCTTCGCCCGAAGGCTTACCACTCCCCTTAACCTTCCAGCACCGGGCAGGCGTCAGCCCGTATACTTCGCCTTGCGGCTTCGCACAGACCTGTGTTTTTGCTAAACAGTCGCTTGGGCCTTTTCACTGCGGCCCCCTCGGGCTATTCACCCTACCGAGGCACCCCTTCTCCCGAAGTTACGGGGTCATTTTGCCGAGTTCCTTAACGAGAGTTCTTCCGCGCGCCTTAGAATTCTCTTCTCGCCTACCTGTGTCGGTTTACGGTACGGGCACCTTCTCCTGGCTAGAGGCTTTTCTTGGCAGTCTGAGATCATGACCTTCGCTACTGCAATTTTCGCTCCCCATCACAGCCCAGCCTTATGATGTGCGGATTTGCCTACACACCAGCCTCACTGCTTGGACGGACATCCATCAGTCCGCGTCACTACCCTACTGCGTCACCCCATCGCTCATAGCGGATTACGGTGGTACAGGAATTTCCACCTGTTGTCCTTCGACTACGCCTATCGGCCTCGCCTTAGGTCCCGACTTACCCTGAGCGGACGAACCTTCCTCAGGAACCCTTAGGCTTTCGGCGGATCTGATTCTCACAGATCTTTTCGTTACTCATACCGGCATTCTCACTTGAATGCAGTCCAGCGCTCCTTTCGGTACACCTTCAACCCGCATTCAACGCTCCCCTACCCCTGATGCAAAGCATCAAGCCATAGCTTCGGTGGTGTGTTTAGCCCCGTTACATTTTCGGCGCAGAGTCACTCGACCAGTGAGCTATTACGCACTCTTTCAATGATGGCTGCTTCTAAGCCAACATCCTGGTTGTCTGTGCAACTCCACATCCTTTCCCACTTAACACACACTTGGGGACCTTAGCTGATGGTCTGGGCTGTTTCCCTTTTGACAATGGATCTTAGCACTCACTGTCTGACTCCCGGAAGTAAGTCTATGGCATTCGGAGTTTGACTGAGCTTGGTAACCCTTGCGGGCCCCGCACCCAATCAGTGCTCTACCTCCACGACTCTATTTTCCGAGGCTAGCCCTAAAGCTATTTCGGGGAGAACCAGCTATCTCCGGGTTCGATTGGAATTTCTCCGCTACCCCCACCTCATCCCCGCATTTTTCAACATGCGTGGGTTCGGGCCTCCAGTGCGTGTTACCGCACCTTCACCCTGGACAGGGGTAGATCACCCGGTTTCGGGTCTACGTCCACGTACTCATTCGCCCTATTCAGACTCGCTTTCGCTGCGGCTTCAGCTCTTCACCTTAACCTTGCACGGGAACGTAACTCGCCGGTTCATTCTACAAAAGGCACGCCATCACCCCTCAATTGGGCTCTGACTTCTTGTAAGCACACGGTTTCAGGATCTATTTCACTCCCCTTCCGGGGTGCTTTTCACCTTTCCCTCACGGTACTGCTTCACTATCGGTCGCCAGGGAGTATTTAGCCTTGGCAGATGGTCCTGCCGGATTCATACGGGGTTTCACGTGCCCCGCACTACTCGGGATCCGTCTCGGAGGGAACGGGTTTTGAACTACAGGGCTTTTACCTTCTCTGGCGGGCCTTTCCAGACCTCTTCATCTAACCGGTTCCTTTGTAACTCCATGTGAGACGTCCCACAACCCCAGGGAGCAAGCTCCCTGGTTTGGGCTAATCCGCGTTCGCTCGCCGCTACTGACGGAATCACTATTGTTTTCTCTTCCTCAGGGTACTTAGATGTTTCAGTTCCCCTGGTCTGCCTCTCACTCACCTATGAATTCAGTGAGTAGTGACTGTCGATGAAGACAGCCGGGTTTCCCCATTCGGACATCCCCGGATCAATGCTTGCTTACAGCTCCCCGAGGCTTTATCGTTGTTCGCCACGTCCTTCGTCGGCTCCTGGCGCCTAGGCATCCTCCGTGTGCTCTTTGTAGCTTAACCTAGACTTTTCTTTCACAGAAAGAAAATGTCGATGTTCAATAAGAAAATGATTTTTGCTAAAAGCAAAATATCTTTCCTTATCTGCTACCTTTATTTCTCTTGTTTACACAAGATCAGCTTAAAGGAATATTCTAAAACGCAATTTCGTTTCGGTATCCAGTTTTCAAGGTGCAATTCGCTTCATCGAAGCGAAACCCGATGAATATTTCGGTTCCACACGGATGTGTGAATGAAACATTCGTCGAAGCTTGAGAGTTTGAACTCTCAAAACTGAGCAACGAGTGAGTAACAGGCCGAAACCTGATTTTATTGAAGCTTACGCTTCATATTTGAATGTTTCCATTGCAGGAAACGATTCTCCATAGAAAGGAGGTGATCCAGCCGCACCTTCCGATACGGCTACCTTGTTACGACTTCACCCCAATCATCTACCCCACCTTCGGCGGCTGGCTCCCTTGCGGGTTACCCCACCGACTTCGGGTGTTGTAAACTCTCGTGGTGTGACGGGCGGTGTGTACAAGACCCGGGAACGTATTCACCGCGGCATGCTGATCCGCGATTACTAGCAATTCCGACTTCATGTAGGCGAGTTGCAGCCTACAATCCGAACTGAGACCGGCTTTTCTAGGATTGGCTCCACCTCGCGATTTCGCTTCCCGTTGTACCGGCCATTGTAGTACGTGTGTAGCCCAGGTCATAAGGGGCATGATGATTTGACGTCATCCCCACCTTCCTCCGGTTTGTCACCGGCAGTCTGCTTAGAGTGCCCAGCTTTACCTGCTGGCAACTAAGCATAAGGGTTGCGCTCGTTGCGGGACTTAACCCAACATCTCACGACACGAGCTGACGACAACCATGCACCACCTGTCTCCTCTGTCCCGAAGGAAAGATCTATCTCTAGACCGATCAAAGGGATGTCAAGACCTGGTAAGGTTCTTCGCGTTGCTTCGAATTAAACCACATACTCCACTGCTTGTGCGGGTCCCCGTCAATTCCTTTGAGTTTCAGTCTTGCGACCGTACTCCCCAGGCGGAATGCTTAATGTGTTAACTTCGGCACCAAGGGTATCGAAACCCCTAACACCTAGCATTCATCGTTTACGGCGTGGACTACCAGGGTATCTAATCCTGTTTGCTCCCCACGCTTTCGCGCCTCAGCGTCAGTTACAGCCCAGAGAGTCGCCTTCGCCACTGGTGTTCCTCCACATCTCTACGCATTTCACCGCTACACGTGGAATTCCACTCTCCTCTTCTGCACTCAAGCTCTCCAGTTTCCAGTGCGACCCGAAGTTGAGCCTCGGGATTAAACACCAGACTTAAAGAGCCGCCTGCGCGCGCTTTACGCCCAATAATTCCGGACAACGCTTGCCCCCTACGTATTACCGCGGCTGCTGGCACGTAGTTAGCCGGGGCTTTCTTCTCAGGTACCGTCACCTTGAGAGCAGTTACTCTCCCAAGCGTTCTTCCCTGGCAACAGAGCTTTACGATCCGAAAACCTTCATCACTCACGCGGCGTTGCTCCGTCAGGCTTTCGCCCATTGCGGAAGATTCCCTACTGCTGCCTCCCGTAGGAGTCTGGGCCGTGTCTCAGTCCCAGTGTGGCCGATCACCCTCTCAGGTCGGCTACGCATCGTCGCCTTGGTAGGCCTTTACCCCACCAACTAGCTAATGCGCCGCAGGCCCATCCACAAGTGACAGATTGCTCCGTCTTTCCTCCTTCTCCCATGCAGGAAAAGGATGTATCGGGTATTAGCTACCGTTTCCGGTAGTTATCCCTGTCTTGTGGGCAGGTTGCCTACGTGTTACTCACCCGTCCGCCGCTAGGTCATGTAGAAGCAAGCTTCTACATGACCCCGCTCGACTTGCATGTATTAGGCACGCCGCCAGCGTTCGTCCTGAGCCAGGATCAAACTCTCCAATAAAGACCAACCGAAGTTGGCTATAGAAAGAGCGATTAGCTCATTTTGAATCTGACGAGATAAAATATCTCATTGTTGATTTTGCGAACAAAATCATTACTCACTCGTTGTTCAGTTTTCAAAGATCAAACATTTCTTTTTTGTTGACTCAGCTCATCGCCTCATCAACTTTTATATCATATCATGTCCGAACCAACTTTGCAAGCTTTTATTTCAAATCTTTTTTTTACACTCACTTGCAATATTGTATTTCTTGGCCGGAATTAGAATATACCATACTGAGTATTTAAATGCAAGTTTTTTTATTAAATTGTTTTATCGCCCTAAAATAACGCGTTACTCATTACAGCTCAAGTGCTATATCTGGTTTTTCTTTAATATTGATGATTTGACAAAGAAAGGATGGGTAAAAAATGATATGAGAGAATCATCCCATAAAGACCACCCTCTTAATAGAGAATAGATGGATAATACGATTTTGTTTCCTATGACATTAGCTGTTGATTAATTAATAGTATAAAGGAGTGGATCTTTTAATGAAGCAACGAAGGCGAACTTGGACGAGAATTGTGTTTTGGGTCATCTCTTGCTTACTGCTTGTCGTTATCTCTGGATTTGTGTATGAGTGGATTGCATCCAAACAGGATAAATCGCAATATCCCCCTCCGGGGGAAATGGTCGATGCCGGGAGCCATCAACTTCATATTCGTAAACTTGGTAGCGGCTCTCCGACAATACTGCTTGAATCGGGGAGTGGGGAAAGCAGCTTATCCTGGAGGGATATTCCCGAAAAGCTGTCAACATTCGCAACTGTTGTATCCTATGACCGGGCAGGCTACGCCTGGAGCGAGGAGGCTGCTACTCCACGCACCGGAGAAAATATCGTTCGAGAGCTTCATGTCGCCTTAAAGAATGCAGACATCCAAGCTCCTTATATCCTTGTAGGTCATTCCCTCGGAGGGATGTACTCAAGATTGTACGCACAAACGTACGAGGATGAGGTGGCAGGAATGGTTCTGGTGGATGCCAGGCCCGAGAATGACGCTCGCCGGACCCAGGAGATCTATACCAAGGAACGACCTAAGGTCAATCCCTCGCCGTTAATATCCATTCTCCTAAAAAGGTCAGGGGCTTTTCGTCTGTTCCCTAATTTTATGCTAACTGGTCGTGTCGAGCATCAGGATAGAAAATCGTTTGTGAATATTGTTGCTTCCCCCAAATACTTTCGATCTGTTGCCGAGGAAGGGGATCTGGCGAACACAACCGAAAATGCCATACGTGGGCAGCATTTGGGAAACCTCCCTGTGCGTGTGATTGCCCGGGGCATCCAGCAAGATTTGACTCAGTTCGGTATTAGCAAGAGCGGAAATGATCAGATCGAACAAAGCTGGCAAATGGGGCAGCGTGAAATGCTCAACATCTCTACAAACAGCAAATTTATTGTTGCCAAGAAGAGTGACCATATGATTATCCATGATCAACCCGAGCTGGTCATTCAAGTCATCCGTGAGCTAATCTCCAACACCAGTCACCCGCGGTCAACCTTTGCTAAATCAAAGACAGATGATTAGGGACTTCATATGTTTATGGCGATACAAAACACAAAAGACGCCCGGGTTTCTCCTATAAAAAGGAACCCGGGCGTCTTTGCTGCCCAATACTATTCTCGTTGATTGATCTTAGGACAAAATAGGCTTGTTTTTAGATGAGGCTTCTGCAACCTTGCCAAGTATGTGTCTCAGCACTTTAGCATTTTCCCCAACATAACCGGAATCAAGCAGCACATCGTGCGTACCGATGACTCCGTACTCTTCGTATTGACCAAGTGTCGCCTGTTGCCATAGCAGTTTATCTGATGATGTCACCGGACCAATACTATCGTCCTCTGCAACCAAGGCATGGATATTCGCCTGAACTTCACCTGCGTTAATAAGCTCATTCCGGTAGATGGAGTAAATCAGCATTTTGTCTTTGACTCGCTCCCTGTCAGCTGGATCGGCGAGGAATGATTTGTACTGGTCCCCAATGCTGTTCAGAACCACCTCGACAATCTCTTCAAGCTGCTCTGGCGTCGATTCATCCTTGGATGTTTTTCTCATAGCATCCACCATTATGAGGTCGCTGACATGGTGACCTTGGCTTTCCATGGCTTTGGCCACCTCGAAGGCGAGATTTCCTCCGAGTGAGTACCCCAGGAAAACATATGGGCCCTCTGCTTGAATACCCGTGATGGCATCCACATATCGATCCAGCATATCTTGACCTTGAACATGGTCGCCGATAAATTCGAACCCGTATACTTCACAATGTCCTTCCAGCTCTCTGGCCATCTCATAGTACCCCAGAGAGTAGCCGACCCGAGGAGGGAAGCAAAACACTTTAAGCGTTCCTTTCCCTGGGAAGTGGATAATTTCCATTTCTTCTTCATCAGGAGCAGCTGTTGACCGAAGCTTGGAAATTTCATGTGCCATTTCCTCCACAGTCGGAAGATTGAACACGAGCTGGAGCGGGAGCTGTACGCCCATGCTGGAAGAGATTTTCTGGATCAATCCCAACACTTTCAGGGAATGGCCCCCAAGCTCGAAGAAGTGATCCTTGACTCCGATTTCCTGCACGCCGAGTACCTCGGTCCAAATCTGCGCCAGTTCTACTTCTGTCGGTGTACGCGGCGGGATATACTCCGCTGTGCTCCGTAGGAGTGCTTCCGGTGCCGGCAGCGCTTTGCGATCCAATTTGCCGTTCGGATTCAGCGGCATTTGCGCCAACTGTACGAAAGCAGTCGGAATCATGTAGCTTGGCAGCTCGCTGGCCAGTGCCTCACGCAACACGCCCGCTGCTACTCCCTCCTCGGCCACAAAGTATGCGCAAAGCTGAGTGCTTCCAGTGGCGTCAGCCAGTGCAAGGACGACTGCTTCCTGCACAGACGGCACTTTAAGAATTTGTGCTTCCACTTCTCCCAGTTCAATGCGGTAACCCCGGATTTTTACCTGGTGATCAATCCGCCCCAAATACTCAATATTCCCGTCTGGCAGCCATCGTGCCAAATCGCCTGTTCGGTAAATCCGTGCTCCCGGCTTGTACGGGTGAGGAATGAACTTCTCTGCCGTCAGGTCCGGCTGATTGAAGTACCCTCGCGCTACCCCTTCGCCTGCAATGCAGAGCTCTCCTGGCACACCTACAGGTGATACCTGAGAAGCACTGTCCATCATCCATACTTGGACGTTAGCGTACGGTTTACCGATAGGTACATGCGTTAGAGCAGCAGTCTCAGGGCTCGTTGTATACCGGGTTGCATATACGGCTGCTTCCGTAGGACCGTAGATGTTCTCCAGCACTGCGTATGGAGATACTTTGTAGTACTCTTCCACAAGCTTGACAGGCAGCGTCTCGCCGCAGGCAAACAGGTATTTCAATGTAAGGAACCCTTGAGTGCCGCTTTCTTTCAAGTATTGAACGAGAACACTGAGCATCGACGGCACCAGGTTGAGATGCGTGATCTGATTTGCATCCACGGCCTTCAGCAGTGCCACCGGGTCTTTGTCCGCGCCCTGCGGCAGGATCACGAGAGCTCCCTGCCCAAAGAACCAGCAGAACAGCTCCGGTACGGAGAAGTCAAAGGTGAATGTCGTTTTGAGCAGGAATCGGTCGCCTTCCAACATCGGATATTCAGCTTCCAACTGGCTCAGCGTATGAACGGCAGAGCGATGCTCAATCATTACACCTTTCGGCTTGCCGGTCGAACCTGACGTGTAAATGATATACGCCAGATGCTCCGGCCCCGCAATTGGCTCCAGATTGGAGCTATCAGCATGATATGCCTGCGGATCATCAAGTGCCAGGAGCGTGCCGGTGAACGGAAAACGATCTTTGAGATGATTTTTCGTCAGCAGAAGCTTCGCCCCTGAATCCTCCAGCATGTGGCGAATACGATCTTCCGGGAACTCCGGATCAATCGGTACATAGGCCCCGCCAGCTTTTAGAATGGCATGAATGCCAATGATCATCTCAAGCGAGCGCTCAACCATGATGCCGACTGGTTGGTCCGGTTTGACCCCTTGAGCACGCAGCGTACGTGCAAGACGGTTCGCCTGCTGATGCAGCTCTCCGTAGGTAAGCTCCGTTTCACCGTAAATAAGGGCTGTTCGATCCGGTGTGAGCGCAGCCTTTTCCTCAAATATGCTGTGAAGGGTCTTCTCACGCGGATAAGGAGCTGCTGTATCTCCCCACACTTCGATAATCTGCGCCTTCTCCTGTGCCGTGATCATGTCCAGGTCGCCAACCGGGATGTGCGGGTTATCGAGCACTTGTTCAAGCAGACGCACCAAATGTCCCTGGAGCCGACGAATGGTTTCCGCTTCAAACACGAGCGCGTTGTATCTCATATGAAGCTCGAGCTGTGCACCCGGCTCAATGGTCAGAACAAAATCATAGTTCGTTTGTTCGAACGCTTCGATAACGGTAATCTCCATCTCACCCGAATCGTCTTGTCTCAACTGGCCGAGCCGCTCTTCCACCGGATAGTTTTCAAACACCATGACGTGGTTGATCAAGCTTTGCTTTTGTCCAGTTAGCGCCTGGATTTCATAAAGCGGATACGTATCGTAAGAATGAGAGGCCAAATACTGCTCTTGCAGCTTTTTCAGCAATTGCGCGAAGGTCTCCTCTTCCTCGGTTTGAACCCGAACGGGAATTGTATTGATAAACAGGCCGACCATATTCTCAATACCCGGTATTTCTGCAGGTCTTCCCGATACTACGTTTCCGAAAACGACATCCCGGCTGTTATTGTACCGTTGCAATAGAATTCCCCATACAGCCTGCATCAGCATGCTAACCGTTACTTGATGCTGCTTGGCCAATAACTCAATCTGCTTGGCCATATCCTCACCGAGATCGCAGACAACATATTCCAGGCTATACCCTTCGACTTTGCCTTGGGCTTTCCCTTGCGGCAATAGCGTTTGTTGTTCATAGTCTTCCAGATACTTGCTCCAATAATCGGCAGCTTTCCCGGCATCCTGACGATCCAGCCACTCGATATAGGTGCTGTAGGACGGCACTGGGGGAAGCTCTGGTTGCCTTTGCTCCAGAATCGCCGTATAGTGCTCGAATATTTCTTGCATCAGAAGCGGCACGCACCAGCCATCGATAATAATATGATGGAAGCTCCAGATCAGGTTGTAGTTTTCTTCGCCGGTACGGAGGATCGAGATGCGCAGCAGCGCATCCTGGGTCAGATCAAACCCTTTCGCCCGATCTCGGGCATTAAAGCTTTCCGCATACGCATCGCGCTGCACCTGATCCATACCGCGCAAATCCTCATAATAAAATTCACCTTGCTTGCTGCGGAATACAATTTGTACAGGCTCGGCCAAACCATTGTAAAAATTGGTGCGCAGTGCGTCGTGGCGCTGCATTAAGGCATCCAGACTCTCGGAGAATACTTGGATGTCCAGACTTCCTTGAATGCCATAAGTCGATTGTTCGAAGTAAGAACCCGAATTCGACTCCAGCAGATTCAGGAACAGCATGCCCTTTTGCATCGGCGCCAGCTTATATACATTTTCGATCTTGCCGACATGCCGGGTTTGTTGCACAAGCTGCTCCAGTTCCTCCATGCTGAGATCCGAAAGCAGCAGATCGCTCGGCGTCAGTTCTGACTGCTCTTTACTCGCGCAGTGTAGGATGATTGCCCGAAGGCTGCTCTGAATCAGCTCAGCCAACTTCTCCATCGTCTCCTTGCGGTAGTGGTTTCCGCAATAGCTGATGGCTAGCTTCAACACACCTTCCGAAATCATACCGTTGATGTCCAGTACATAATTTCGCGTGCTGTTTTCGCTAATCGCGACGCCCGTTGAATAAGGCGAAATGTGCAGCTTATTACTGTCCAAATCCTGGTCAAACTGCCCCAGATAGTTGAAGCTGATTTCCGGCTGAAGACGCAGAGCGTTATCCTCATTCTCGCCGTTGCCGGACAGGTAGGTCAAAATGCCATACCCGATGCCCTTATTCGGAATGCGGCGAAGCCCTTCCTTCACACGCTTGATGCGACGCGAAACGTCTTGTTCGGCCCCCATCTCCAACACAACCGGATATTGGCTCGTAAACCAGCCTACGGTCCGGGTGATGTCAGTATCCGGAATGATCGGTTCCCGGCCGTGTCCTTCCAGATTTACCAACACTTCTTCTGTTCCCGTCCAGGCATGAACCGCCATACCCAAAGCGGTCAGCAGCAAGTCGTTTACTTCTGTGTTGTAAGCGTGGTTAGCCTGCTTCAGCAGCAGCAGGGTCTCCTCCTCGCTCCACCCAGCTACTACCGTTTCGCTGTCACGAACCTGGGCTACAGGGTGAGCAAAATCCTTCGGCAGCGGTTCGGTGGCTGCTGCCGTCTGCACGATCTGTCGCCAGTACTCCCGCTCGCTTGCCATCGCTGGACTTGCCGCATACCGTGGCAATTGTTGCGCCCATGTGCGGAACGAGTCCGTTTTATGCGGCAGCCGGATTTCCTGACCACTTACTGCCTGCTCATAGCCTGTGGCGATATCCTCGAACAATATCCGCCAGGATACTCCGTCCACCGCCAGATGGTGGATGACGATCAGCAAATGGTCGCCGTCCGCGCAGTGGAACAGTCCCAGCTTCAGCAGCGGCCCTTCGCTCAGGTTTATGCTGCGCTGAATCTCGCTTGCTTTCGCTTCGATGGCGGCTGCGCAGTCGACCTCGCCTCGGAAGTCCGCGATGTCGAGTGTGTACAGATCGCCCTCGCTGGCGCCACGGTTCCACGCTTCATATCCTCGATCCGCCTGGCGGAACACGAGCCGCAGCGCATCGTGATGCTTGGAAATTTTGTCCATCGTTCGGCGTAGCGCCGTCAGCTCAAAGCCTTCTGCCCGATACAGCATGATCGCATGGTTATAGTGATGCGGATCAACAGGCGTCTGTTCGAAGAACCAGCGCTGAATCGGGAGCAGCGGTGTTTCGCCCGTCACTCCCCCTTGATCGGCGATGCGTTCGGCGGTTTGCGCATGCGGGCTAAGTTCTACGATGGTCGAATACTTGAACAAATGTTTCATATCCAGCTTGTAGCCAGCTTGCAGCAGTCTCGAGGACACCTGGATCGACTTGATCGAATCGCCCCCAAGGTCAAAGAAGTTGTCGTGAATGCCGATTCTTTCGACACCGAGCACGCCCTGCCAAACGGTAGTCAGCGCTTGCTCTACCGCTGTCCGCGGAGCCTCATAGACGGTTCCGGTCGGCAAGCTGCTTTCAGGCGCAGGCAGCGCTTTGCGATCGATTTTCCCGTTGGGCGTATATGGCAACCGCTCCAGCTGCACGAAGTACGACGGAATCATATAGCTTGGAAGCTCCTGCGCCAGCGCTCCACGGAGCTCGCTTGCCGTCAACGGACGGTCAGCAACCAAATACGCGCATAGCTGCTTTTGCCCGTCCTCACTCGTACGAGCCGTTACGACGGCTTCTTGCACAGCCTCCACTTTCACCAGCTGCGCTTCCACCTCGCCTAGCTCGATTCGGTAGCCGCGTATTTTCACTTGCTCGTCGATTCGTCCTAAATATTCGATGTTTCCGTCCGCCTGCCAGCGGGCCAGATCCCCTGTCCGATACATCCGCCCGCCTGGCGCAAACGGATTGTCCACGAATTTCTCCGCCGTCAGCTCAGGACGGTTCAGGTAGCCTAGAGCGACTCCGTCTCCGGCAATGTACATCTCTCCGGGTACGCCCGGCGGTACCAGATTGCGCTGCGAATCGAGCAAATAAATGTACACGTTGTCGGCCGGAACCCCAATCGATACGGACTCCTTCGTATCCCTGACAGGATCGTAGAGGTAAATCATGCATCCGACTACCGTTTCGGTCGGCCCGTATTCGTTGAAAATTTCGATGTTTCCGCCAAACAGATCAGAGATGTTTTTCGCCAAATGAGTGCTGAGGTTTTCTCCGCCTACGATCATTTTTCGAATTCTGGATTGTTCGGGCATCTTCATGTCTTTGATCAGGCTCAAATGCGTCGGCGTCAGCTTAAGAATGTCCACCTGATTGTCCTCGATGATCTGCTGGATTAACGTCCCCTTATCCGCTCCTTCGTAAATGATGATCGTATTGCCTGTGATAAGCGGCGTAAATATTGACGTAAGCGTCAAATCGAAAGAAATCGATGAATACAGCGGAAAATCAAGCTTTTCCTCGCCTACATACATTTTTTTCGCCCACCAAATATAGTTGACCAAGCCTTGCTGCGTAATCATGGTTCCCTTAGGCAGCCCTGTAGTACCAGAAGTGTAAATGAGATACATCAGATCCTTCGGCTTGACCGTGATGCCCGGATTGGAACGGTCTTCCGCATATGCCTGGCTGCTGTCCAAATCCATCATCTTGCCTTCGAAGCCCGCCAAGTCAGGCTTTTCCCGCCGTAAGTGACTTTGCGTAAGCAGCAGCTTTGCACCCGAGTCTTTTAAAATATAGTGAATCCGCTCTTCCGGATATTCCGGGTCAATTGGCACATAAGCGCCACCGGCCTTCAAAATTCCGAAAATTCCGATCACCATTTCCAGCGAACGTTCGACCATCAGGCCGACGAACTGCTCCGACCGAACGCCTTCGGCGCGCAACGCATGCGCCAGCTGGTTCACCCGATCGTTTAGCTCGCGATACGTTAGCCGGCTTTCCCCGAACACAACCGCCGTCTGCTCCGGCGTCCGCTCCACTTGCTCCTCGAACATCTGATGAATTGGTTTATCCATCGGATAGTCAACCGCGGATGCGTTGAATTGCTCCAGAATCTGCGCTTGCTCCGGAGCCGTGATGATCGCTATCTCCGACAGCTTCATCTCAGGCGCACTCACCACCGCATTGATCACCTGCACAAAATGATTCGCGATCCGTTCGGCCGTTTCCCGCCGGAACAGCGCGCTGGCGTACTCAAGGCTGCAGACGAGTTCCTCGCCTTGCTCCGCTAT
This DNA window, taken from Paenibacillus kribbensis, encodes the following:
- a CDS encoding alpha/beta fold hydrolase, whose amino-acid sequence is MKQRRRTWTRIVFWVISCLLLVVISGFVYEWIASKQDKSQYPPPGEMVDAGSHQLHIRKLGSGSPTILLESGSGESSLSWRDIPEKLSTFATVVSYDRAGYAWSEEAATPRTGENIVRELHVALKNADIQAPYILVGHSLGGMYSRLYAQTYEDEVAGMVLVDARPENDARRTQEIYTKERPKVNPSPLISILLKRSGAFRLFPNFMLTGRVEHQDRKSFVNIVASPKYFRSVAEEGDLANTTENAIRGQHLGNLPVRVIARGIQQDLTQFGISKSGNDQIEQSWQMGQREMLNISTNSKFIVAKKSDHMIIHDQPELVIQVIRELISNTSHPRSTFAKSKTDD